From the Malaclemys terrapin pileata isolate rMalTer1 chromosome 13, rMalTer1.hap1, whole genome shotgun sequence genome, one window contains:
- the TEPSIN gene encoding AP-4 complex accessory subunit tepsin isoform X2, translating to MKGTSDDDVPCPGYLFEEITKISYDSPGSSQCLLEHLLNRLQNNSCHVKLKVLKILLYMCTHGSSQFLQQLKRNSTFIQEAAVFAGPPDPLHGNSLYQKVRAAAQDLAGALFSDTLSPPPSAQPCRPLPPTGMGSKPSPCRSFQGFGFTGERSGSPSAGEALLATIQKAAEVVASAVLPSPEFPPPCPRELQDDAYQPVTAPSPGKSCVVPPKPPAPAVHSLQVSHQPGQAGGGWEETDSGHSSQNSSQENGELSRTSDSYSKSGSDSPSGASRELGNITERVEGDCLQELSLVSALTRGSKVFLTREEAQHFIKECGLLNCEVVLELLSRMLQDPSQLVCMRSMCAISSLLCSDLLAHEQISGITRPHLQQLSQRTPGPVANKATKLLRQFEALCRSCPSPKRSQPDTDPSAPAGGSPQHTRDLLTDLMPLAGETILKPMSLAPFLSETWKAPAFDAHPAAVPTPAGEQGTEAETWEQLGDVSPGGRCQQEVECRLTGPESQLEAAQMDSGCTETLNGRRGAAASPQSLSLFAGMELVALPGTAVANPGGEECASRVPRTLPCTGTANAKAHGDSEGSRESSAFSFLNM from the exons ATGAAAGGCACCTCGGATGACGACGTCCCATGCCCTGGGTACCTGTTTGAGGAAATCACAA AGATCTCCTACGACTCCCCAGGGAGCAGCCAGTGCCTCCTGGAGCACCTCCTCAACCGACTGCAGAATAACTCCTGTCACGTCAAGCTGAAG GTGCTGAAGATTCTGCTGTATATGTGCACGCACGGCTCTTCGCAGTTCCTCCAGCAGCTGAAAAGGAATTCCACCTTCATCCAGGAAGCAGCAG TGTTTGCGGGGCCGCCAGATCCCCTGCACGGCAACAGCTTGTACCAGAAGGTCCGAGCAGCAGCACAG GACTTGGCCGGTGCTTTATTTTCGGATACCTTGTCGCCCCCGCCCTCTGCTCAGCCCTGCAGGCCACTTCCCCCAACAG GAATgggctccaagcccagcccctgccgCTCCTTCCAAGGCTTTGGCTTCACGGGCGAGAGAAGCGGCTCTC CTTCCGCCGGCGAGGCCCTGCTCGCCACCATACAGAAAGCAGCCGAGGTGGTCGCCAGCGCTGTGCTGCCCAGCCCGgagttcccccctccctgccccagggagctgcaGGACGATGCCTACCAGCCCGTGACGGCGCCTTCTCCTGGTAAAAGCTGTGTGGTGCCTCCAaagccccctgctcctgcagtcCACAGCCTGCAAG TGAGTCACCAGcctgggcaggcaggaggtggctGGGAAGAGACGGACAGTGGGCACAGCTCCCAGAACTCCTCGCAGGAGAACGGGGAGCTGAGCAGGACCTCCGACTCCTACAGCAAAtcaggcagcgacagcccctcgggggccagcagggagctggggaacATTACTGAGAG GGTGGAGGGCGACTGCCTGCAGGAGCTGAGCCTGGTGAGTGCGCTGACTAGGGGCTCCAAGGTCTTCCTGACGCGGGAGGAGGCCCAGCACTTCATCAAAGA GTGCGGGCTGCTGAACTGCGAGGTggtgctggagctgctgagtcGGATGCTGCAGGACCCCAGCCAGCTCGTCTGCATG AGGTCCATGTGTGCCATATCCTCCCTCCTGTGCTCCGACCTGCTGGCCCACGAGCAGATCTCCGGGATTACCCGGCCACACCTGCAGCAGCTCAGCCAAAGAACTCCCGGGCCCGTGGCCAACAAAGCAACAAAG ctcctgAGGCAGTTTGAGGCCTTGTGCAGGAGCTGCCCGTCTCCCAAGAGATCACAGCCGGACACGGATCCCTCTGCTCCTGCCGGGGGCTCCCCCCAGCACACGCGCGACTTGCTGACGGACCTCATGCCTCTGGCAGGAGAGACCATTCTCAAACCCATGAGCTTAGCCCCTTTCCTCTCGGAGACGTGGAAAGCCCCAGCATTTGATGCGCATCCTGCGGCCGTGCCCACCCCTGCGGGAGAGCAGGGCACAGAAGCGGAGACCTGGGAGCAGCTTGGGGATGTCTCACCAGGCGGTCGGTGCCAGCAGGAGGTGGAGTGCAGACTAACAGGGCCTGAGTCCCAGTTGGAGGCTGCCCAGATGGATTCCGGGTGTACAGAGACTCTGAATGGCAGGCGGGGGGCAGCCGCATCCCCTCAGAGCCTCTCCCTGTTCGCTGGCATGGAGCTGGTGGCCCTTCCAGGCACAGCAGTAGCCAACCCTGGTGGGGAGGAATGTGCCTCTCGTGTTCCACGGACACTGCCCTGCACTGGGACTGCCAACGCCAAGGCTCACGGGGACTCCGAGGGCAGCAGGGAATCTTCTGCGTTCTCCTTCCTCAACATGTAG
- the TEPSIN gene encoding AP-4 complex accessory subunit tepsin isoform X1, whose translation MSAERIMAAPLRDRLSFLSRLPTLMKGTSDDDVPCPGYLFEEITKISYDSPGSSQCLLEHLLNRLQNNSCHVKLKVLKILLYMCTHGSSQFLQQLKRNSTFIQEAAVFAGPPDPLHGNSLYQKVRAAAQDLAGALFSDTLSPPPSAQPCRPLPPTGMGSKPSPCRSFQGFGFTGERSGSPSAGEALLATIQKAAEVVASAVLPSPEFPPPCPRELQDDAYQPVTAPSPGKSCVVPPKPPAPAVHSLQVSHQPGQAGGGWEETDSGHSSQNSSQENGELSRTSDSYSKSGSDSPSGASRELGNITERVEGDCLQELSLVSALTRGSKVFLTREEAQHFIKECGLLNCEVVLELLSRMLQDPSQLVCMRSMCAISSLLCSDLLAHEQISGITRPHLQQLSQRTPGPVANKATKLLRQFEALCRSCPSPKRSQPDTDPSAPAGGSPQHTRDLLTDLMPLAGETILKPMSLAPFLSETWKAPAFDAHPAAVPTPAGEQGTEAETWEQLGDVSPGGRCQQEVECRLTGPESQLEAAQMDSGCTETLNGRRGAAASPQSLSLFAGMELVALPGTAVANPGGEECASRVPRTLPCTGTANAKAHGDSEGSRESSAFSFLNM comes from the exons ATGAGCGCAGAGAGAATCATGGCGGCGCCGCTGCGGGACCGGTTGAGCTTCCTGAGCCGG CTGCCCACTCTGATGAAAGGCACCTCGGATGACGACGTCCCATGCCCTGGGTACCTGTTTGAGGAAATCACAA AGATCTCCTACGACTCCCCAGGGAGCAGCCAGTGCCTCCTGGAGCACCTCCTCAACCGACTGCAGAATAACTCCTGTCACGTCAAGCTGAAG GTGCTGAAGATTCTGCTGTATATGTGCACGCACGGCTCTTCGCAGTTCCTCCAGCAGCTGAAAAGGAATTCCACCTTCATCCAGGAAGCAGCAG TGTTTGCGGGGCCGCCAGATCCCCTGCACGGCAACAGCTTGTACCAGAAGGTCCGAGCAGCAGCACAG GACTTGGCCGGTGCTTTATTTTCGGATACCTTGTCGCCCCCGCCCTCTGCTCAGCCCTGCAGGCCACTTCCCCCAACAG GAATgggctccaagcccagcccctgccgCTCCTTCCAAGGCTTTGGCTTCACGGGCGAGAGAAGCGGCTCTC CTTCCGCCGGCGAGGCCCTGCTCGCCACCATACAGAAAGCAGCCGAGGTGGTCGCCAGCGCTGTGCTGCCCAGCCCGgagttcccccctccctgccccagggagctgcaGGACGATGCCTACCAGCCCGTGACGGCGCCTTCTCCTGGTAAAAGCTGTGTGGTGCCTCCAaagccccctgctcctgcagtcCACAGCCTGCAAG TGAGTCACCAGcctgggcaggcaggaggtggctGGGAAGAGACGGACAGTGGGCACAGCTCCCAGAACTCCTCGCAGGAGAACGGGGAGCTGAGCAGGACCTCCGACTCCTACAGCAAAtcaggcagcgacagcccctcgggggccagcagggagctggggaacATTACTGAGAG GGTGGAGGGCGACTGCCTGCAGGAGCTGAGCCTGGTGAGTGCGCTGACTAGGGGCTCCAAGGTCTTCCTGACGCGGGAGGAGGCCCAGCACTTCATCAAAGA GTGCGGGCTGCTGAACTGCGAGGTggtgctggagctgctgagtcGGATGCTGCAGGACCCCAGCCAGCTCGTCTGCATG AGGTCCATGTGTGCCATATCCTCCCTCCTGTGCTCCGACCTGCTGGCCCACGAGCAGATCTCCGGGATTACCCGGCCACACCTGCAGCAGCTCAGCCAAAGAACTCCCGGGCCCGTGGCCAACAAAGCAACAAAG ctcctgAGGCAGTTTGAGGCCTTGTGCAGGAGCTGCCCGTCTCCCAAGAGATCACAGCCGGACACGGATCCCTCTGCTCCTGCCGGGGGCTCCCCCCAGCACACGCGCGACTTGCTGACGGACCTCATGCCTCTGGCAGGAGAGACCATTCTCAAACCCATGAGCTTAGCCCCTTTCCTCTCGGAGACGTGGAAAGCCCCAGCATTTGATGCGCATCCTGCGGCCGTGCCCACCCCTGCGGGAGAGCAGGGCACAGAAGCGGAGACCTGGGAGCAGCTTGGGGATGTCTCACCAGGCGGTCGGTGCCAGCAGGAGGTGGAGTGCAGACTAACAGGGCCTGAGTCCCAGTTGGAGGCTGCCCAGATGGATTCCGGGTGTACAGAGACTCTGAATGGCAGGCGGGGGGCAGCCGCATCCCCTCAGAGCCTCTCCCTGTTCGCTGGCATGGAGCTGGTGGCCCTTCCAGGCACAGCAGTAGCCAACCCTGGTGGGGAGGAATGTGCCTCTCGTGTTCCACGGACACTGCCCTGCACTGGGACTGCCAACGCCAAGGCTCACGGGGACTCCGAGGGCAGCAGGGAATCTTCTGCGTTCTCCTTCCTCAACATGTAG